In Zea mays cultivar B73 chromosome 7, Zm-B73-REFERENCE-NAM-5.0, whole genome shotgun sequence, the following proteins share a genomic window:
- the LOC100381983 gene encoding putative RING zinc finger domain superfamily protein, whose product MEASATGAADPHFPIYISSDEEDGHAYFIESYSPEEVQIQQTILLSLYTSRAQTAAACSASSSYPTGASSTPKAGTSSTPKETPIDHKRKRKLKLEDDTNDSKMKRSTRNRFNCAICFEMVLAAEKFVVSHCPHAFCNSCIGRYVAGKVADNVAVIGCPDPACETGFIEMDLCRDIIPPELFDRWSVVLCEELLGDDKFYCPFKDCSALLLNDDSAKIRETECPHCHRLFCARCHVPWHDGIECKEFRKLGDDEKGENDLMLKKLADKEKWQRCPKCRMYVSRKSGCLLINCRCKQYFCYHCAAPMDRETHYCENCKH is encoded by the exons ATGGAGGCCTCCGCCACCGGCGCCGCGGATCCGCACTTCCCGATTTacatctcctcggacgaggaagaCGGGCACGCCTATTTCATCGAGTCCTATAGCCCCGAGGAGGTCCAGATTCAGCAGACCATTCTTCTCTCCCTGTATACCTCTCGCGCCCAGACGGCCGCCGCCTGCTCCGCTTCCTCCTCTTACCCTACTGGTGCCTCCTCCACCCCTAAGGccggtacctcctccacccctaaGGAAACTCCtatcgatcacaaaagaaagcgCAAGCTTAAACTAGAAG ACGACACGAACGACTCCAAAATGAAGCGGTCCACGCGCAACCGCTTCAACTGCGCCATCTGCTTCGAGATGGTTCTGGCTGCGGAGAAGTTTGTTGTGAGTCACTGCCCTCACGCGTTCTGCAACAGTTGCATCGGAAGGTATGTCGCCGGCAAGGTAGCCGACAACGTAGCCGTGATCGGGTGCCCTGACCCCGCGTGTGAGACGGGGTTTATTGAGATGGATCTGTGTCGGGATATCATCCCGCCTGAACTATTTGACCGGTGGAGTGTCGTGCTGTGCGAGGAGCTACTGGGTGATGATAAGTTCTACTGTCCGTTCAAGGATTGCTCGGCACTGTTACTAAATGATGATTCGGCGAAGATCAGGGAAACAGAGTGTCCCCACTGTCACAGGCTGTTCTGTGCTCGCTGCCATGTGCCATGGCACGATGGGATCGAGTGCAAGGAATTTAGGAAGCTTGGGGATGACGAGAAGGGGGAGAATGATTTGATGCTTAAGAAACTTGCTGACAAGGAGAAATGGCAGAGGTGCCCCAAGTGCAGGATGTATGTTTCGCGAAAATCTGGGTGCTTGTTAATAAATTGCAG